The Eleutherodactylus coqui strain aEleCoq1 chromosome 13, aEleCoq1.hap1, whole genome shotgun sequence genome includes a window with the following:
- the BIRC5 gene encoding baculoviral IAP repeat-containing protein 5 — MVSCSPLVLPAAGETPLPEEWRLYLHDTRVRTFSNWPFTEGCACTPERMAAAGFIHCPTGNSPDVAQCFFCLKELEGWEPDDDPMEEHKKHSSSCLFITLKKKAEELTLGEFLKLDKEREKIKMHKLMNQHIDLFQTKAQTVRGSLEKLDKDD; from the exons ATGGTGAGCTGCAGTCCGCTCGTgctgccggcggccggggagACCCCGTTACCGGAGGAGTGGCGCCTCTACCTGCACGACACCCGCGTCCGGACCTTCAGTAACTGGCCGTTCACCGAGGGCTGCGCCTGTACACCGGAGCGG ATGGCGGCTGCCGGGTTCATCCACTGCCCTACTGGGAACAGCCCTGATGTCGCACAGTGTTTCTTCTGCCTAAAGGAGCTGGAAGGATGGGAGCCGGACGACGACCCCAT GGAGGAACACAAGAAGCACTCGTCCAGTTGTCTGTTCATTACTCTGAAGAAGAAGGCTGAAGAGCTGACGCTCGGTGAATTCCTAAAGCTGGATAAGGAGCGGGAGAAGATAAAAATG CACAAACTGATGAACCAGCACATTGACCTGTTCCAGACTAAAGCGCAGACTGTGAGAGGATCGCTGGAGAAGCTGGATAAAGACGACTGA